The Allochromatium tepidum genome has a window encoding:
- a CDS encoding Uma2 family endonuclease, producing MHAQSAIEYYSVEDYRHWEGDWELIGGIPLAMSPSPAIEHQRLGARILRRLAEALDDCPHCEALYEIDVEFSRDTVVRPDVLVICFEPVGERLTRAPDLIFEILSPATARRDEHTKFQLYRDEGVRWYVLVDPAAARAKVYRLVEDEYRKVGDFRTESCQFELSNCMITFDFGRLWTGGGATSEKF from the coding sequence ATGCATGCACAATCCGCGATTGAATACTACAGCGTCGAGGACTATCGCCACTGGGAGGGCGATTGGGAGCTGATCGGCGGCATTCCGCTCGCGATGTCACCCTCACCCGCTATCGAGCATCAGCGTCTCGGGGCGCGCATCCTGCGCCGGCTTGCCGAGGCGCTTGATGACTGCCCACACTGCGAGGCGCTCTACGAGATCGATGTCGAGTTTTCACGCGATACGGTTGTGCGTCCTGATGTGCTGGTCATCTGCTTTGAGCCTGTCGGCGAGCGTCTGACCCGTGCGCCCGATCTGATCTTTGAAATCCTGTCACCGGCCACGGCGCGACGTGATGAGCACACCAAGTTCCAGCTCTATCGCGATGAAGGTGTGCGCTGGTATGTGCTCGTCGATCCAGCGGCGGCGCGGGCCAAGGTCTATCGGCTGGTCGAGGACGAGTATCGTAAAGTCGGCGACTTTCGCACGGAGTCCTGCCAATTCGAACTGTCGAACTGCATGATTACGTTTGATTTTGGGCGATTGTGGACAGGAGGCGGTGCGACATCTGAGAAGTTTTGA
- a CDS encoding TerD family protein, producing the protein MNLTRGQRAKIADLVPNGQRFTLGVSIDAPGLILDFACFGLDAGGRLADERYMIFFNQPTSPCGGVALSVPSGDKAGFAVDLGRLPASIERLTVTAAIDGAGTMSRIGRGHVRFMDGANETGRFEFSGADFAEERALMLLEIYRKDGVWRTCALGQGFNGGLAALVAHFGGTVAVESQASPPPPEPPKPQPSPVNLSKITLEKRGNSVSLQKQSNAAHGEILINLRWRSVSGAKKGFLSGLMGSNRTDLDVGCLYELVNGDKSAVQALGNTFGNYYGPPYIALDADDRTGASAEGENLRINGQHWDEIKRVLVYAFIYEGAPNWAEAEALITLKTPGQPEIEVRLDSHRNDRPMCAVALLENQGGAVKITKLVDYHRGHLDMDQAHHWGLEWVRGSKD; encoded by the coding sequence ATGAACCTCACGCGCGGACAGCGTGCCAAGATCGCCGATCTGGTGCCGAACGGTCAGCGCTTCACGCTGGGCGTGTCGATCGACGCGCCCGGCCTGATCCTCGATTTCGCCTGCTTCGGGCTGGATGCCGGGGGCCGGCTCGCCGACGAGCGCTACATGATCTTCTTCAACCAGCCGACCTCGCCCTGCGGCGGGGTGGCGCTGTCGGTGCCTTCGGGCGACAAGGCCGGGTTTGCGGTCGATCTCGGGCGACTGCCGGCGAGTATCGAGCGTCTGACCGTCACGGCGGCGATCGACGGCGCGGGCACCATGTCGCGGATCGGTCGCGGGCATGTGCGCTTCATGGACGGCGCGAACGAGACCGGACGCTTCGAGTTCAGCGGCGCGGATTTCGCCGAGGAGCGGGCGCTCATGCTGCTGGAGATCTATCGCAAGGACGGCGTCTGGCGTACCTGTGCGCTCGGGCAGGGCTTCAACGGCGGACTGGCGGCGCTGGTCGCGCACTTCGGCGGCACCGTGGCGGTGGAGAGCCAGGCCTCGCCGCCGCCGCCCGAACCGCCCAAGCCCCAGCCGTCGCCGGTCAATCTCAGCAAGATCACGCTGGAGAAGCGCGGCAACTCGGTCTCGCTGCAGAAGCAGTCCAACGCCGCGCATGGCGAGATCCTGATCAATCTCAGATGGCGTTCGGTCTCCGGGGCCAAGAAGGGGTTCCTGAGCGGACTCATGGGGTCCAACCGCACGGATCTCGACGTCGGCTGTCTCTATGAGCTGGTCAATGGCGACAAGAGCGCGGTGCAGGCCCTGGGCAACACCTTCGGCAACTACTATGGTCCGCCCTATATCGCCCTGGATGCCGACGATCGCACCGGCGCCAGCGCCGAGGGCGAGAATCTGCGCATCAACGGTCAACACTGGGACGAGATCAAGCGCGTCCTGGTCTATGCCTTCATCTACGAGGGCGCGCCCAACTGGGCCGAGGCCGAGGCGCTCATCACGCTCAAGACGCCGGGCCAGCCCGAGATCGAGGTGCGACTCGACTCACACCGCAACGACCGGCCCATGTGCGCCGTCGCGCTGCTGGAGAACCAGGGCGGCGCGGTCAAGATCACCAAGCTGGTCGACTACCATCGCGGTCATCTGGACATGGATCAAGCCCATCATTGGGGGCTGGAGTGGGTCCGGGGCAGCAAGGATTGA
- a CDS encoding TerD family protein, producing the protein MAISLNKGGNVNLSKEAPNLENVLVGLGWDARATDGQAFDLDASLFMVKEDGKVPGDAYFIFYNQPKSPEGAIEHTGDNLTGSGEGDDEQVLVTLSKVPAEIQRLVVVVTIHDAEARRQNFGQVSNAFVRIVNRDNNQEIVRFDLSEDYSTETAMIFGEIYRHGGDWKFRAVGQGYSGGLRALALQHGVNV; encoded by the coding sequence ATGGCCATCAGTCTGAACAAGGGCGGCAACGTCAACCTGAGCAAGGAAGCGCCCAATCTGGAGAACGTGCTCGTGGGCCTGGGTTGGGACGCCCGCGCCACCGACGGGCAGGCCTTCGACCTGGATGCCAGCCTGTTCATGGTCAAGGAAGACGGCAAGGTGCCGGGAGATGCCTATTTCATCTTCTACAACCAGCCCAAGTCGCCCGAGGGCGCGATCGAGCACACCGGGGACAATCTCACCGGCTCGGGCGAGGGTGACGACGAGCAGGTGCTGGTCACGCTGTCCAAGGTGCCGGCCGAGATCCAGCGTCTGGTGGTGGTCGTCACCATCCACGACGCCGAGGCGCGCCGCCAGAACTTCGGTCAGGTCAGCAACGCCTTCGTGCGCATCGTCAACCGCGACAACAATCAGGAAATCGTGCGTTTCGATCTGTCCGAAGATTATTCGACCGAGACGGCCATGATCTTCGGCGAGATCTATCGCCACGGCGGCGACTGGAAGTTCCGTGCCGTCGGTCAGGGCTACTCCGGCGGTCTGCGCGCCCTAGCGCTGCAGCACGGAGTCAACGTCTGA
- a CDS encoding phosphoribosyltransferase domain-containing protein, giving the protein MTKPDVTDPAERTVRLDTGLLRVRVRESAFTLDELCGFAARHNRKRGFLFLSKVLGKHWPVTPTRMREIHTHLAGRLDLGAGPCLFVAMAETATGLGQGVFESRLEQRPETEALFIHSTRYRIDGRRALDFQEAHCHAPDQLLYAPIRPEHRARFESARELVLIDDEISTGNTLCNLVESYRRLNPDIERVHFVAITQFGGADSAARFSARLGLPVECVAALHGEFAFEPAASWSTDEPPPAVGDNRCAPHQLAEDLGRFGIERPIRIPPEDLDRLAEGLNPGDPILVLGTGEFMHVAFRVGLGLEALGFRVAVQATSRSPILLGADVGSRRVFADNYDEGIPNYLYNVDPEDYARIIVCHETPRAGLDDLLQNLGPHHRSYRVASTE; this is encoded by the coding sequence GTGACCAAGCCGGATGTGACGGATCCGGCCGAGCGCACGGTCAGGCTGGACACGGGCCTACTGCGCGTGCGGGTGCGTGAATCGGCCTTCACGCTCGACGAACTGTGCGGATTCGCCGCGCGTCACAATCGCAAGCGCGGCTTTCTGTTCCTGAGCAAGGTGCTCGGCAAGCACTGGCCGGTCACGCCGACACGGATGCGCGAGATTCACACCCACCTGGCCGGCCGGCTCGACCTGGGCGCCGGTCCCTGTCTGTTCGTTGCCATGGCCGAGACCGCGACCGGGCTGGGGCAGGGCGTATTCGAGTCGCGGCTCGAACAGCGACCCGAGACCGAGGCGCTCTTCATCCACTCGACCCGCTATCGGATCGACGGACGCAGGGCGCTCGACTTCCAGGAGGCGCATTGTCACGCGCCCGATCAGTTGCTCTATGCCCCGATCCGGCCCGAGCACCGGGCGCGCTTCGAGTCGGCGCGCGAGCTGGTGCTGATCGACGACGAGATCAGCACCGGCAATACCCTGTGCAATCTGGTCGAATCCTATCGACGCCTCAATCCCGACATCGAGCGCGTCCACTTCGTCGCCATCACCCAGTTCGGCGGCGCCGATAGTGCGGCGCGTTTCTCAGCGCGTCTGGGGCTGCCGGTCGAGTGCGTGGCCGCACTGCATGGCGAGTTCGCCTTCGAGCCGGCCGCGTCCTGGTCCACCGACGAACCGCCGCCCGCCGTCGGCGACAATCGATGCGCACCCCACCAGCTCGCCGAGGATCTGGGACGGTTCGGTATCGAGCGCCCGATCCGAATCCCGCCCGAGGATCTCGATCGACTCGCCGAGGGGCTGAATCCGGGCGATCCGATCCTGGTGCTGGGCACGGGCGAATTCATGCATGTCGCCTTCCGGGTCGGGCTGGGGCTGGAAGCGCTGGGTTTCCGGGTCGCCGTCCAGGCCACCAGCCGCTCGCCGATCCTGCTCGGCGCCGATGTTGGGTCTCGGCGCGTCTTCGCGGATAATTACGACGAAGGAATCCCCAACTATCTCTACAATGTCGACCCCGAGGACTATGCGCGGATCATCGTCTGTCACGAAACGCCGCGCGCGGGACTCGACGACCTGTTGCAAAACTTGGGGCCGCATCATCGGTCCTATCGCGTTGCGTCTACCGAATAG